A single region of the Triticum aestivum cultivar Chinese Spring unplaced genomic scaffold, IWGSC CS RefSeq v2.1 scaffold71750, whole genome shotgun sequence genome encodes:
- the LOC123176491 gene encoding protein LURP-one-related 15-like, translating into MAARTGAVVDARFCAPHATEFTLTKTKSWFRDFTITDASGAAVMKVDAPPFTFVRRSILVDAASRRPLVTTERSPTLFTLGRRWEAFKGDGSRPRDLLFSAVVQPWLFVIREVHVHLAGGDRSEKNPDFVIRLSSCGREWTVSRGRSDGGAAVATIKRTTGLFLFEGLAFSVSVSPGVDHAFILALAVILHEIRQDGIQRGQHAAF; encoded by the coding sequence ATGGCAGCGAGGACGGGAGCTGTGGTGGACGCGCGGTTCTGCGCGCCGCACGCGACGGAGTTCACCTTGACCAAGACGAAGAGCTGGTTCCGCGACTTCACCATCACGGACGCCAGCGGCGCGGCGGTGATGAAGGTGGACGCCCCCCCGTTCACCTTTGTCCGTCGCTCCATCCTCGTCGACGCCGCATCGCGCCGGCCTTTGGTCACCACGGAGCGCTCGCCGACCCTGTTCACGCTCGGCCGGAGGTGGGAGGCGTTCAAGGGGGACGGCAGCAGGCCGAGGGATCTGCTCTTCTCCGCCGTGGTGCAGCCCTGGCTGTTCGTCATCAGAGAGGTCCACGTCCACCTCGCCGGCGGCGACCGCAGCGAGAAGAACCCGGACTTCGTGATCCGACTCAGTTCATGCGGGCGCGAGTGGACAGTCTCCCGCGGCCGctccgacggcggcgccgccgttGCCACGATCAAGCGCACGACGGGGCTGTTCCTGTTCGAGGGGCTGGCTTTCTCCGTGAGTGTCAGCCCGGGCGTGGACCATGCTTTCATCCTGGCGCTCGCCGTGATTCTGCACGAGATACGTCAGGACGGAATCCAGCGTGGACAGCACGCCGCCTTCTAA